A region of Sphingomonas crusticola DNA encodes the following proteins:
- a CDS encoding D-alanyl-D-alanine carboxypeptidase family protein yields MTRFRFTAFALAATALTALPSEAAAPPFDTPATVAFMKDLSSGAVLYSKNADQRIPPASLAKMMTVYVAFDLIKKGELKLSDMATVNPETWRKWHGPEAGSTMFLSAGERVSVANLLLGIITLSGNDACVVLAEHVSGTEPAFVALMNRRAQELGLKNSHFGTSNGWPDGGVSYVTARDLTTLATATIQNFPNLYKQFYSRPNFTWGKTLGSGADITQANRDPLLGRVAGADGLKTGHTEESGYAFTGSAEQNGRRLVMVLSGLTSFNQRIEQSVSFINWGLHAWQSKPLFAKGKQVATAPVQLGNAREIGLVAPRDLAVTLPAGMGSDMKVSVAYDGPIRAPFKAGTHIADLIVRTPDGPPQVVPLVAAADVGEAGFFDRVWAGLRRLLGMA; encoded by the coding sequence ATGACGCGTTTCCGCTTCACCGCTTTCGCCCTTGCCGCCACCGCGCTTACCGCACTCCCGAGTGAGGCCGCCGCGCCGCCGTTCGATACGCCGGCAACCGTCGCTTTCATGAAGGATCTGTCATCGGGCGCGGTGCTCTATTCGAAAAATGCCGACCAGCGCATTCCACCGGCATCGCTTGCCAAGATGATGACCGTCTATGTTGCCTTCGACTTGATCAAGAAGGGCGAGCTCAAGCTGAGCGACATGGCGACGGTCAATCCCGAAACATGGCGCAAGTGGCATGGGCCCGAAGCCGGATCGACGATGTTCCTATCGGCAGGCGAGCGCGTGTCGGTCGCCAATCTGCTGCTCGGCATCATCACGCTGTCGGGTAACGATGCCTGTGTGGTGCTCGCGGAGCATGTTTCCGGTACGGAGCCCGCCTTTGTGGCGCTGATGAACCGCCGGGCACAGGAATTGGGGCTGAAGAACAGCCATTTCGGCACTTCCAACGGTTGGCCCGATGGCGGGGTGAGCTATGTTACGGCACGTGACCTGACCACGCTCGCGACGGCCACCATCCAGAATTTTCCCAATCTTTATAAGCAATTTTACAGCCGACCAAACTTCACCTGGGGAAAGACTCTCGGCTCCGGGGCAGACATCACCCAGGCCAATCGTGATCCCCTGCTCGGGCGTGTCGCAGGCGCGGATGGCCTTAAGACCGGCCATACCGAAGAATCGGGATACGCCTTCACCGGCTCGGCCGAGCAGAATGGCCGGCGACTGGTGATGGTGCTGTCCGGCCTCACTTCTTTCAACCAGCGGATCGAGCAATCGGTATCGTTCATCAACTGGGGTCTGCATGCATGGCAGTCCAAACCGCTCTTCGCCAAGGGCAAGCAGGTCGCCACGGCACCAGTGCAGCTGGGCAATGCGCGTGAGATCGGCCTGGTCGCCCCGCGCGATCTGGCGGTGACTTTGCCGGCCGGCATGGGGTCGGACATGAAAGTTTCGGTCGCCTATGACGGGCCGATCCGCGCACCGTTCAAGGCGGGCACCCATATCGCCGACCTGATCGTGCGCACGCCCGATGGCCCGCCGCAGGTGGTGCCGCTCGTCGCAGCTGCCGACGTCGGCGAAGCGGGCTTCTTCGATCGCGTATGGGCAGGGTTGCGCCGGCTCCTCGGCATGGCATGA
- a CDS encoding lytic murein transglycosylase, producing MMLSLRVSALLLAVSATPVAAQDVAPQAEQPAAAAAADDTPPAADAAFTSFIAGLRARAIAEGVKPQTFDRETAGLTFNPRVIRLDRGQPGGTLNAGQPGPMEFASYRRSHVDQAHIDKGRTLYQTLSAQLAGNEARTGVPGKVALSIFGLETGYGVYTGSFDLIRSFATLAYEGRRRALFTAELIATLKLIDRGFTRAEMKGSWAGATGYPQFLPSVYLRLAADGDGDGKADIWTNKADALASIAAYLREAGWKPATPWGVAATIPADFDRSSVRSPLVSPRCPRVHARLSRWLTISEWKAKGVVIAGFPAPADGELARLLEPDGPGMTAYLLTTNYGAILDYNCSNFYAMSVGLLSDAVSR from the coding sequence ATGATGTTGTCGCTTCGCGTTTCCGCCCTCCTGCTCGCCGTGTCCGCAACACCGGTCGCGGCGCAGGATGTCGCCCCCCAGGCCGAACAACCCGCGGCCGCTGCCGCTGCGGATGATACACCGCCGGCTGCAGACGCCGCCTTCACCAGTTTCATCGCCGGACTGCGGGCGCGCGCAATTGCGGAAGGGGTAAAGCCGCAAACCTTCGACCGTGAGACGGCAGGCCTGACCTTCAATCCCCGCGTGATTCGGCTCGACCGAGGCCAGCCCGGCGGCACGCTCAACGCTGGACAACCGGGTCCGATGGAGTTCGCCTCTTACCGGCGCAGCCACGTCGATCAGGCGCATATCGACAAGGGACGGACACTCTACCAGACATTGAGCGCGCAGCTTGCCGGCAATGAGGCGCGCACCGGCGTTCCGGGCAAGGTGGCACTGTCTATATTCGGGCTTGAGACGGGGTACGGGGTCTATACCGGCAGCTTCGACCTGATCCGGTCCTTTGCAACGCTAGCTTACGAAGGGCGCCGCCGCGCCTTGTTCACGGCCGAGCTGATCGCGACGCTCAAGTTGATCGACCGCGGGTTCACGCGCGCCGAAATGAAAGGCAGCTGGGCCGGCGCGACGGGCTATCCCCAATTTCTACCAAGCGTCTATTTGCGTTTGGCCGCCGATGGCGACGGCGATGGCAAGGCGGATATCTGGACGAACAAGGCCGACGCGCTTGCCTCGATCGCCGCCTACCTCCGCGAAGCGGGATGGAAGCCGGCGACGCCGTGGGGGGTAGCAGCTACCATTCCTGCGGATTTCGACCGCTCATCGGTGCGCAGCCCGCTCGTGTCGCCGCGCTGCCCGCGGGTTCACGCCCGCCTCAGCCGCTGGCTGACGATCTCCGAATGGAAGGCCAAGGGCGTAGTGATTGCCGGTTTTCCTGCTCCCGCGGACGGCGAGCTGGCGCGACTGCTGGAACCCGATGGGCCGGGCATGACCGCCTATCTGCTCACCACCAATTACGGCGCGATCCTCGATTATAATTGCTCCAACTTCTACGCGATGTCGGTTGGGCTGCTTTCGGACGCCGTGTCGAGATAG
- a CDS encoding teicoplanin resistance protein VanZ encodes MSPLHRLFVLAFWAAVIFAYVSAVLPAAEAPHISMWDKLNHMAAFFTITFLARAAYPRLAVLPLFALLAGFGAFIELSQAVPFIHRDAEWDDWFADIVAILVGLVLAWPFAVLANRRRARRASAAQEAPPALDP; translated from the coding sequence ATGTCGCCCCTGCACCGCCTGTTCGTGCTCGCCTTCTGGGCGGCCGTCATCTTCGCCTACGTCTCCGCGGTCCTTCCCGCGGCCGAGGCGCCGCATATCAGCATGTGGGACAAGCTGAACCACATGGCAGCGTTCTTCACCATCACCTTCCTGGCGCGCGCTGCTTACCCCCGTCTCGCGGTGCTGCCGTTGTTCGCCTTGCTGGCAGGGTTCGGGGCGTTCATCGAGCTTAGCCAGGCCGTGCCGTTCATCCACCGCGATGCAGAATGGGACGATTGGTTTGCCGATATTGTCGCGATCCTTGTCGGCTTGGTGCTGGCTTGGCCGTTCGCCGTGCTGGCAAATAGGCGGCGTGCGCGGCGCGCGTCAGCCGCGCAGGAGGCGCCGCCCGCGCTCGACCCATGA
- a CDS encoding XdhC family protein codes for MALATVTATWGSAPRPRGSHMLVHEDGRFEGSVSGGCVEGEVLHAAAETVGDSQTRLLDYGVADDSAWAVGLPCGGQIAVMVQPLRAEGFAPELIEAIAAARAAGAALSLTTDLSSGRTRIGDAPGEGRFVNRYAPPRRLIIVGAVQIAQSLAAFARELDVAPVLVDPRGRFLTEERFPGTTLDDRWPDEAVEALRPDAATAIVTLSHDPKIDDPALAAALRSPAAYIAALGSRRSHAKRLERLTAAGFGEADLARIDAPAGLSIGAQGPAEIALSIASGMIQAFRA; via the coding sequence ATGGCGCTGGCAACGGTAACCGCGACATGGGGCTCTGCCCCACGGCCGCGTGGCAGTCACATGCTGGTCCATGAGGATGGCCGTTTCGAGGGCTCCGTCTCAGGCGGCTGTGTCGAAGGCGAGGTGTTGCACGCAGCTGCCGAAACCGTCGGGGATAGTCAGACCCGTTTGCTTGATTATGGCGTGGCGGATGACAGCGCGTGGGCGGTGGGCCTCCCGTGCGGCGGGCAGATCGCGGTGATGGTGCAGCCGCTGCGCGCGGAAGGATTCGCGCCGGAGCTGATCGAAGCTATCGCCGCGGCACGTGCCGCCGGTGCCGCGCTGAGCCTGACTACGGACCTATCAAGCGGACGAACGCGCATCGGCGATGCTCCCGGCGAAGGGCGCTTCGTAAATCGATATGCGCCCCCACGCCGCCTGATCATCGTCGGCGCGGTTCAGATCGCGCAGTCGCTCGCCGCGTTCGCACGCGAACTGGACGTCGCGCCCGTACTGGTCGACCCACGCGGACGCTTTTTGACCGAAGAGCGCTTTCCGGGAACGACATTGGATGACCGGTGGCCGGATGAGGCAGTCGAAGCCCTGCGCCCCGATGCCGCCACGGCGATAGTGACGCTCAGCCATGACCCAAAGATCGATGATCCCGCATTGGCGGCGGCGCTGCGTTCGCCTGCTGCCTATATTGCCGCTTTGGGCTCACGACGCAGCCACGCCAAGCGCCTGGAGCGCCTGACTGCGGCAGGCTTCGGTGAAGCCGATCTGGCGCGCATCGACGCGCCTGCAGGCCTGTCGATAGGCGCACAGGGACCTGCGGAGATCGCGCTGTCGATCGCGTCTGGAATGATCCAGGCGTTCCGGGCCTAG
- the rpmE gene encoding 50S ribosomal protein L31 — protein sequence MKKNIHPAYHAIKVQMTDGTVFETRSTWGKEGDTIQLDIDPTVHPAWTGGKQHMLDQGGQVARFNKRFGGLSLGKK from the coding sequence ATGAAGAAGAATATCCACCCCGCTTATCACGCCATCAAGGTCCAGATGACCGACGGTACGGTGTTCGAGACTCGCTCCACCTGGGGCAAGGAAGGCGACACAATCCAGCTCGACATCGATCCTACCGTTCACCCTGCGTGGACCGGCGGCAAGCAGCACATGCTTGATCAGGGCGGCCAAGTTGCCCGCTTCAACAAGCGCTTCGGCGGACTGTCGCTCGGCAAGAAGTGA
- the fabZ gene encoding 3-hydroxyacyl-ACP dehydratase FabZ, with protein sequence MAEEAAVLGPLHIGRVMAALPHRYPMLLVDRVEELVVDQRIAAIKAVTINESFFQGHFPGRPIMPGVLIVEALAQAAGVLAVESLGLAGSGKLVYFMAIDEAKFRAPVEPGVLLRLEVEFVQKRASVCKFAGRALIEGKVVAQANFTAMIADPPKAG encoded by the coding sequence ATGGCTGAAGAGGCGGCAGTGCTCGGCCCGCTCCATATCGGGCGGGTGATGGCGGCGCTGCCGCATCGTTACCCGATGCTGCTGGTCGACCGGGTCGAGGAACTCGTAGTCGATCAGCGCATCGCCGCGATCAAGGCCGTCACAATCAATGAAAGCTTCTTTCAGGGCCATTTCCCTGGGAGGCCTATCATGCCTGGCGTGCTGATCGTCGAGGCGCTGGCGCAGGCCGCCGGCGTCCTCGCGGTCGAAAGCCTCGGTTTGGCCGGATCGGGCAAGCTCGTCTACTTCATGGCGATCGATGAGGCCAAATTCCGGGCGCCAGTGGAACCGGGCGTATTGCTGCGGCTCGAAGTCGAATTCGTTCAGAAGCGTGCCAGCGTGTGCAAATTCGCCGGGCGGGCGCTGATCGAGGGCAAGGTGGTGGCGCAGGCCAATTTCACCGCGATGATCGCCGATCCGCCAAAGGCCGGTTAA
- a CDS encoding OmpH family outer membrane protein produces the protein MKTFLKLSAAAALLAATAAPAFAAGSVLTVDFNRVFNESAAAKSGNTQLHAKYDTQLQQRNTAFTTAAQSYQTQVNAIRAAAKPGVQPAQAAVTAANQAGERAQAAQDALNQLDQEVQTVGRFVQSQIVDKVGPIAEQIRVERKADVVVPKGSVLASDPAGDVTALVLQRLDASFPNPSITLPQQAAPATGPGR, from the coding sequence ATGAAGACTTTCCTTAAGCTGTCGGCGGCCGCCGCGCTGCTCGCCGCCACCGCCGCTCCCGCGTTCGCCGCGGGCAGTGTGCTGACCGTCGACTTCAACCGCGTGTTCAATGAATCTGCTGCTGCGAAGAGCGGCAACACGCAGCTTCACGCGAAGTATGACACGCAGCTGCAGCAGCGGAACACCGCATTCACCACCGCCGCGCAGAGCTATCAGACGCAGGTCAATGCGATCCGTGCCGCTGCCAAGCCGGGCGTTCAGCCGGCACAGGCCGCCGTCACCGCCGCCAACCAGGCCGGTGAGCGTGCCCAGGCGGCGCAGGATGCGCTCAACCAGCTGGATCAGGAAGTGCAGACGGTCGGTCGTTTCGTCCAGTCGCAGATCGTCGACAAGGTCGGGCCGATTGCCGAGCAGATCCGCGTCGAGCGCAAGGCCGATGTCGTCGTGCCGAAGGGCTCCGTGCTGGCCTCCGATCCTGCGGGCGACGTCACTGCGCTCGTGCTTCAGCGGCTTGACGCATCTTTCCCCAACCCGAGCATCACCCTGCCGCAGCAGGCGGCGCCGGCAACCGGTCCTGGCCGTTAA
- the bamA gene encoding outer membrane protein assembly factor BamA, with protein sequence MTSDGRRASGRLASALLIGTVLAGMPAMAQAPASAPASTAPAAPAAQRGSGVIHSINVSGNQRLEADTVRSYIKLRPGDAYTTESLDQALKDLYASELFADVQIAGTDTGNIVLQVRENPVINRIVLEGNKRIKEDKIRPEIKLAPRQIFTRSKARADVARIIELYKRQGRYAATVEPKMVLLDQNRVDVVFEIHEGAKSRVRRINIIGNTHFKDSRLRAEMATKTASLLHVFSSGTSYDPDRLAYDQQKMRQFYLTQGYADFHVVSAVAELTPDKRDFIITYVVDEGDRYKFGAPKVESAIRDLRPEALQYLVKIKAGQWYNAKTVEDTVDGLTETAGILGYAFADVSPKFDRDKDAKTMTITFQLADAPRVYVEAVNINGNTITRDKVVRREFRLAEGDAFNGFRVKRSRDRIQSLGFFQDKLEVEQKQGSAPDRVVLETNLEEKSTGSLQVSAGYSSLEKFIVSAQISQSNLMGKGQEVRAGVDYSIYSKSVNLGFTEPYLFDHNIALGVDVFRRDYNSFGYENNDRRTTYDESTLGFQVRAGVPLTEFWTVALRYGLNNDDVTLDKSTFYTAYNSKGELDPTGKLHCDPLLAGRYLCDAIGKRTTSSLGYSLVFDNLNDRIHPTSGERFYISQDIAGLGGSVRYIRTKAEGHKYWNIIGFTVSANAEAGYVYSLESRKGPGVDKVRLTDRFYLGEPEFAGFDIRGLGPRVLRAPYGADGKPVTDRKQMSDDALGGRAYYFGRLEAQLPLGNAVKELGIRPSIFLNVGSVFGTTKPELADTGAAGQFREVLNGDGTRLCVDAIPTDTNTLPSVSIPFDSQKNNCPSGLTPSGTNIPGFQEMFLGDTWKPRVSVGIGVNWNSPFGPFRIDMAKALVKRRGDDTKLFTFNVGTQF encoded by the coding sequence ATGACCAGCGACGGGCGACGTGCATCTGGCCGGCTGGCAAGCGCATTATTGATTGGCACCGTGCTTGCGGGCATGCCGGCAATGGCGCAGGCGCCAGCGTCGGCTCCCGCCAGCACGGCTCCGGCCGCGCCCGCAGCACAGCGTGGATCGGGCGTGATTCACTCGATCAACGTCAGCGGCAATCAGCGGCTCGAGGCCGACACCGTCCGCTCATATATCAAGCTCCGCCCGGGCGATGCTTACACCACCGAATCGCTCGATCAGGCGCTGAAGGATCTCTACGCCTCGGAGCTGTTCGCCGATGTGCAGATAGCGGGCACCGACACGGGCAACATTGTTCTTCAGGTTCGCGAAAATCCGGTGATCAACCGGATCGTGCTCGAGGGCAATAAGCGCATCAAGGAAGACAAGATCCGGCCCGAGATCAAGCTCGCGCCGCGTCAGATATTCACCCGCTCCAAGGCGCGCGCCGACGTCGCGCGCATTATCGAGCTCTACAAGCGCCAGGGGCGCTACGCCGCGACCGTCGAGCCGAAGATGGTACTGCTCGACCAGAACCGCGTCGACGTCGTGTTCGAGATCCACGAAGGCGCCAAGTCGCGCGTCCGCCGCATCAACATCATCGGCAACACCCATTTCAAGGACAGCCGTCTTCGCGCCGAGATGGCGACTAAGACCGCGAGCCTGCTGCACGTCTTTTCGAGCGGTACGAGCTACGATCCCGACCGGCTGGCATATGACCAGCAGAAGATGCGCCAATTCTATCTGACGCAGGGTTATGCTGACTTTCACGTCGTTTCCGCCGTGGCGGAGCTCACGCCCGACAAGCGGGACTTCATTATCACCTACGTCGTCGACGAGGGCGATCGCTACAAGTTCGGCGCGCCCAAGGTTGAGAGCGCCATCCGCGATCTTCGTCCCGAGGCGCTGCAATATCTCGTCAAGATCAAGGCCGGCCAATGGTATAATGCCAAGACGGTCGAGGACACGGTCGATGGCCTGACCGAGACTGCCGGTATTCTCGGCTACGCCTTCGCCGACGTCAGCCCGAAATTCGATCGCGACAAAGACGCGAAGACGATGACGATCACCTTCCAGCTCGCGGATGCACCGCGTGTCTATGTGGAAGCGGTCAATATCAACGGCAATACGATCACGCGCGACAAGGTGGTCCGCCGCGAATTCCGTCTGGCGGAGGGCGATGCGTTCAACGGCTTCCGCGTCAAGCGGTCACGTGATCGCATCCAGAGCCTTGGCTTCTTCCAGGACAAGCTGGAGGTGGAGCAGAAGCAAGGTAGCGCACCGGACCGCGTCGTCCTTGAGACGAACCTCGAGGAGAAATCGACTGGTTCGCTGCAGGTTTCGGCGGGCTATTCGAGCCTGGAAAAGTTTATCGTCAGCGCGCAGATTTCGCAGTCGAACCTGATGGGTAAGGGGCAGGAAGTCCGCGCCGGCGTGGATTATTCAATTTATTCGAAGTCCGTGAACCTGGGCTTCACCGAGCCTTACCTGTTCGATCACAATATCGCGCTCGGCGTCGATGTCTTCCGGCGCGATTACAATTCGTTCGGCTACGAAAACAACGATCGCCGAACGACCTATGATGAATCCACGCTCGGTTTCCAGGTCCGGGCAGGCGTTCCGCTCACCGAATTCTGGACGGTCGCGCTGCGCTACGGGTTGAACAATGACGACGTCACGCTCGACAAGTCGACATTCTATACGGCCTATAATTCGAAGGGTGAGCTCGATCCAACGGGCAAGCTGCATTGCGATCCGCTGCTGGCCGGCCGTTATCTTTGCGATGCGATCGGCAAGCGCACCACCTCTTCGCTCGGCTACAGCCTTGTGTTCGACAATCTCAATGATCGCATTCATCCGACATCCGGCGAACGCTTCTATATCAGCCAGGACATTGCCGGCTTGGGCGGCAGCGTACGCTACATCCGCACCAAGGCGGAGGGCCACAAATACTGGAACATCATCGGCTTCACCGTTTCCGCCAATGCCGAGGCGGGCTATGTCTATTCGCTGGAAAGCCGCAAGGGCCCCGGGGTCGACAAGGTCCGCCTGACCGACCGCTTCTATCTCGGTGAACCTGAATTTGCCGGTTTCGACATTCGCGGCCTCGGCCCGCGCGTGCTGCGCGCGCCTTATGGTGCGGACGGTAAGCCGGTTACGGACCGCAAGCAGATGAGCGACGACGCGCTGGGCGGCCGGGCTTATTATTTCGGTCGATTGGAAGCCCAATTGCCGCTGGGCAACGCCGTTAAGGAGCTCGGTATCCGGCCGTCGATCTTCTTAAACGTCGGATCGGTATTCGGAACGACCAAGCCGGAATTGGCCGACACCGGCGCGGCCGGACAGTTCCGCGAAGTACTCAATGGCGACGGCACGCGTCTGTGCGTCGATGCCATTCCGACCGACACCAACACGCTGCCTTCCGTATCCATCCCGTTCGACAGCCAGAAGAATAATTGCCCGAGTGGGCTGACGCCGTCGGGGACCAATATTCCAGGCTTTCAGGAGATGTTCCTCGGTGATACTTGGAAGCCACGTGTCTCGGTCGGCATCGGCGTGAATTGGAATTCGCCGTTCGGTCCGTTCCGCATCGATATGGCCAAGGCTCTCGTCAAGCGCCGTGGCGATGATACCAAGCTGTTTACATTCAACGTAGGGACTCAATTCTGA
- the rseP gene encoding RIP metalloprotease RseP — MNPLLTILITVLCFIAAIGPLIFVHELGHYLAGRAFGVQADMFSIGMGRELFGWTDKRGTRWKVSALPIGGYVKFAGDMGPASTPDPAWLAQPPEQRARTLQGRPVWQRFLVVLAGPATNFVAAIAIFTLYFAITGVPQTPATISQVAPGTAAAAAGLRPGDHVVSVAGRSVANFEDMAQMIMLRPGQRLILGIERGGAYRAVPVTPQRKHVSDGAGNESEIGLLGVASGRSVQTRVGPIATVAASFRETGHILQTMMDVIGQIVGGERSAKELGGPLKIAQFSGQVATFGWLPFIRFMAFISINLGFINLLPIPLLDGGHLFFYIIEGVRRRPLPAQTQEWAFRSGLALLLGFMLFVTVNDLASFGLWRRLAGLIG; from the coding sequence ATGAATCCTTTGCTGACGATCCTTATCACTGTCCTGTGCTTCATCGCCGCCATTGGGCCGCTGATTTTCGTGCATGAGCTCGGCCATTATCTGGCGGGCCGCGCCTTCGGGGTCCAGGCGGACATGTTCTCGATCGGGATGGGTCGCGAATTGTTTGGCTGGACCGACAAGCGAGGTACGCGCTGGAAGGTGTCGGCCCTGCCGATCGGCGGCTACGTCAAATTCGCGGGCGATATGGGGCCGGCGAGCACGCCCGATCCAGCGTGGCTGGCGCAACCGCCGGAGCAGCGGGCAAGAACCCTCCAGGGCAGACCGGTCTGGCAGCGTTTTCTCGTCGTGCTTGCCGGGCCGGCAACCAACTTCGTTGCGGCGATCGCGATCTTCACGCTTTATTTCGCTATTACGGGTGTGCCGCAAACCCCCGCCACGATCAGCCAGGTTGCTCCCGGAACTGCAGCGGCGGCGGCAGGGCTGCGCCCGGGCGATCACGTCGTAAGCGTGGCTGGCCGATCGGTCGCCAATTTCGAAGACATGGCGCAGATGATCATGTTGCGGCCAGGCCAGCGCCTCATCCTGGGGATCGAGCGTGGTGGAGCATATCGCGCCGTTCCTGTCACACCCCAGCGCAAGCATGTTTCCGACGGCGCCGGCAACGAAAGCGAGATCGGCCTGCTTGGAGTAGCGTCAGGTCGCTCGGTGCAGACGCGGGTCGGGCCGATTGCCACGGTCGCCGCATCGTTTCGCGAAACCGGGCACATCCTTCAGACGATGATGGATGTCATTGGCCAGATCGTCGGTGGCGAGCGATCGGCCAAGGAATTGGGCGGGCCGCTCAAGATCGCCCAATTTTCCGGACAGGTCGCAACTTTCGGGTGGCTGCCCTTCATCCGCTTCATGGCATTCATTTCGATTAATCTCGGCTTCATCAACCTTCTGCCAATCCCGCTCCTCGATGGCGGCCACCTCTTCTTTTATATCATCGAGGGTGTCCGCCGCCGGCCATTGCCCGCGCAAACTCAGGAGTGGGCATTTCGGTCGGGGCTTGCTTTGTTGCTGGGATTCATGCTGTTCGTGACAGTCAACGATCTCGCTTCCTTCGGCCTTTGGCGGAGGCTTGCTGGCTTGATCGGCTGA
- a CDS encoding 1-deoxy-D-xylulose-5-phosphate reductoisomerase, which yields MTRTVTILGATGSIGTSTLDLIEREGDRFDVVALTAQRDVEGLAAAARRTRAHRAVIGEARLYGALKEALAGSDVEVAAGRDAIIEAAELPADWTMAAIVGTAGLNPVMAALRRGRTVALANKESLVLAGGLMTRVAREAGTTLLPVDSEHNAVFQCFPHDDPTRVRRVILTASGGPFRQFTREEMARVTPAQAVKHPNWSMGAKISVDSATLMNKGLELIEAHHLFPVGHERLSVLIHPQSVVHSLVEYLDGSVLAQLGPADMRTPIAHTLAWPERMATPCTPLDLATVGRLDFEEPDLVRFPALALAFQALRDGGARPGVLNAANEEAVAAFLAGRIGFLDIAFIVEKVLARYAPRDPETIDDALMIDAEARRYTESALERQAA from the coding sequence ATGACGCGTACGGTCACGATCCTGGGTGCCACCGGCTCGATCGGCACCTCGACCCTCGACCTGATCGAACGCGAGGGCGATCGTTTCGATGTTGTGGCGCTCACCGCGCAACGCGACGTGGAGGGATTGGCTGCGGCGGCACGGCGCACGCGCGCGCACCGCGCGGTCATTGGCGAGGCGCGGCTTTATGGCGCGCTGAAGGAGGCGCTCGCCGGCAGTGACGTTGAGGTCGCAGCCGGGCGGGATGCGATAATCGAGGCGGCGGAACTGCCTGCCGACTGGACCATGGCCGCGATCGTCGGCACCGCGGGCCTCAATCCGGTAATGGCGGCGTTGCGCCGGGGTCGGACGGTGGCGCTTGCCAACAAAGAGTCGCTGGTTCTCGCGGGCGGACTGATGACGCGTGTTGCGCGCGAGGCGGGGACGACCTTGCTGCCCGTCGATTCCGAGCACAATGCGGTCTTTCAATGTTTTCCGCACGACGATCCGACCCGTGTCCGACGCGTCATTCTTACGGCGAGTGGAGGGCCGTTTCGCCAATTCACCCGCGAGGAAATGGCCCGGGTGACGCCGGCGCAGGCGGTCAAACATCCCAATTGGTCGATGGGGGCGAAGATTTCGGTCGATTCGGCCACGCTGATGAATAAGGGGCTCGAGCTGATCGAAGCGCACCATTTGTTCCCAGTCGGGCATGAGCGCCTGTCGGTGCTGATCCATCCGCAATCGGTGGTGCACTCGTTGGTCGAATATCTCGATGGATCGGTGCTGGCACAGCTGGGCCCCGCGGATATGCGCACGCCCATCGCCCACACGCTTGCCTGGCCGGAGCGCATGGCAACACCGTGTACGCCGCTCGACCTCGCCACTGTCGGCCGGCTTGATTTCGAAGAACCGGATTTGGTCCGCTTTCCGGCGCTGGCGCTCGCCTTTCAGGCGTTGCGGGACGGCGGCGCGCGCCCCGGGGTGCTCAACGCCGCCAATGAGGAGGCAGTCGCCGCTTTCCTTGCCGGTCGGATCGGCTTTCTGGACATCGCCTTCATCGTCGAGAAAGTTCTGGCGCGCTATGCACCGCGCGATCCCGAGACGATCGACGATGCTCTGATGATCGATGCAGAGGCGCGCCGATATACGGAAAGCGCACTGGAGCGACAGGCGGCATGA
- a CDS encoding phosphatidate cytidylyltransferase — translation MAGADGRSSDLGTRAAIGAALAAGAILVLLLGGYVLWMLLTAGAVLALAEWAGLVKASRVRLGIGALVLLAGLICALPIIWGTDRSSVALLVIAALLIALLPRTSGIALGAAYIGTAAIAILFLREQPHGFLLSLWTLVIVWATDIGAYFAGRRFGGAKLAPAISPNKTWAGLVGGMLAAAIIGGAIAWFGHLPGPALWLGAPLAVAAQLGDLLESWMKRRVDVKDSGKILPGHGGLLDRIDGMLPVVIIVAALVANGNFR, via the coding sequence ATGGCGGGCGCTGACGGCCGATCTTCCGATCTCGGCACACGTGCTGCGATCGGCGCTGCTCTGGCGGCCGGGGCGATCCTCGTCCTGCTATTGGGCGGCTATGTGTTGTGGATGCTGCTGACCGCCGGTGCGGTTCTCGCCCTGGCGGAATGGGCGGGGCTCGTGAAGGCCAGCCGTGTGCGGCTCGGCATTGGGGCGCTGGTGCTTCTGGCGGGGCTGATTTGCGCGTTGCCGATAATATGGGGCACCGATCGCTCGAGCGTGGCGCTGCTGGTTATCGCCGCTTTGCTGATCGCGTTGCTGCCTCGAACGAGCGGGATCGCATTGGGCGCTGCCTATATCGGCACTGCGGCTATCGCTATCCTGTTTTTGCGGGAACAGCCGCACGGCTTCCTGCTGAGCTTGTGGACGCTGGTGATCGTCTGGGCGACCGACATCGGCGCCTATTTTGCCGGCCGCCGGTTCGGCGGTGCCAAGCTCGCCCCGGCCATCAGCCCCAATAAGACCTGGGCCGGGCTAGTAGGCGGCATGCTCGCAGCGGCGATCATCGGTGGTGCAATTGCATGGTTCGGTCACTTGCCGGGACCGGCGTTGTGGCTCGGAGCGCCGCTGGCGGTCGCGGCACAATTGGGCGATTTGCTTGAAAGCTGGATGAAGCGCCGGGTGGACGTCAAGGATTCGGGCAAGATCCTGCCCGGCCATGGCGGCCTGCTTGACCGGATTGACGGCATGTTGCCGGTGGTCATCATCGTCGCCGCGCTTGTTGCCAACGGCAATTTCCGATGA